From the Argentina anserina chromosome 3, drPotAnse1.1, whole genome shotgun sequence genome, the window tcccaatactctcgatccaatggtccgctaccatatgatccaagcgtcatgaaatgacagcactagcagctcactcatgtccttgatcaacctcaacacacgactatcgtctctaacgatagcaacaagatcaacttgtctttccagtggagcagcctcctcataaaggttctccacattgcggactcggcctgcagccctaactcggcctcgacctctcgtccgtcctcgACACTGTCCAcgaccattttccaaattcatcaccattcaacaattaacactcagtcatacatgtgaagtctcgaattcgacaaaatagatccaaccaaaatcaatcatgaaatttcagaagaaggtgaatcatcggagtatcgtcacaatactctctacaggaccaaaccataaggtatggctcctaacactctcgcgtacccgacaacatatcaataccgaggagcatgtgatgggtgcccgcctgcagtcggatcatcgctcccggatggtatagataatcgccaaatacgcacttaggctctgataccaactgtaacgaccctaaaatttcgagcccaaaaactcaaaatttcaaagtcgttagaacaccaaaaacaatctcactgaaaatgaaatcatttaatgtcacagcggatcacctctgagtttaaaacataactcagtcaagccgattattacaaaccaaatgcTAATTCAACAtttaacaaatggaattgtataatcctcacaacaacctcacaatgaAATCACAGAGAaactcacacacaatccacacaggaacctcaccacgactggatgcaaTCGACTttgagtcttcggagtcgtcacccgatcaccactactcagcacctgtggaagtatcccctacaccattgatattggtgcaccgggattgcaaacacaaacccggtaagctttacagctcgtatgagtaaaatataaaaataactctcgtctcataaacgacacaactccacagcaacacagtataatgaaaatcatgagaaaacgagcaacccatctggttactctaatactttcacacaatggtatctaatgagcgctggtacacatccgttacccctcacttagtataccgctgatgttgggtaaccacccgccacccaacatccacacaagctgagtacccatgatcaggtaaccacccgttaccctcatgcagtactatggcagacagactagagctctaactgtatcgtaactttcgcccggccaaaggctaggttccgacttgcctcacatgtacaataatctcacatcatattgtaccacacatcacgtccgaagaccaatCACAAtaattcacattttccgtgataaaatcatgtacaataatcacacatcatattgtacgttttaaaactttcacaatatcaccacaataaaatcataacagtatagtatatagcgaactatatatattcgtatttatttaccatttatactatATACATCGTTctctatatcctatacatgtcatattttctgtcaccgaattgattattttcaatgaattaataacagtatgtaatttaacgaactatatatatatatgtacttattaccattatactgtatatatgtagtccgctaaattatatacatgttgtaattcatttaataaacacacttgcaaaaatgttgaatcaccacgagggtagattcgtaattcagtgagattttactcaccttaataacttgagcgtaatcccacaattccgaagataatttccttgcctcgctttatagatcaccttgaaaagataagaaagaatttagaatcgtttcgtaaacctttaaatgccgaaacagtaataatcggttactgttcagcaattttcggttttacgaagttactgttcagtgttactgttcactgttactattcacggttactgtacaaatacacaatcatacgtatttctgtacgtgtatatactgtttatgtatttttgtacgtacgAATACTATTCAATGTAactactgtctcagtaaatgttaattactgatttacccttctgaaatttctttttttttacttttactgaAGGTAATTTAGGATAAAAACGTaaatagtaaaacagtaactttcTGCCATgggtatttttgtcatttcacATCAcagtaaaatggtaaaaaggtaactgtaaaatggtaaaaacagGGGAATTCACCCCATTGTCTCCGATCACTACTCCGGCCTCCAAACCTCTTATTCTAACTCTCCCAATTCGGCATACAACAACAACATAGCTTTCACAAGAACTGAAAACATCAATCAGAGGGTTAGGAGCAGAATTGCCACCTGAAGAACTAAAAATGCAAGCCGAGGATGCTGCTCTGTCCTTGACTCCAATCCGAGTTCCTGCAGTCCTCCTTCTTCATTGCCACTGTCCCTTGGACGGCTGAGATTGCTTCAAGTCTCTTTTAGACCAATTAGGGTCAGGCGAGCTCTCCATTGCGACAAGAGGAGGGTGACGGTGATGATGGTGTACCGACGGTAATAAACCCAGAAAAGGAGGAGGAACAAGAGGGATTAGTCCCTGATTCATCAAATTGAAATAACAATTAGATTGGGTATGAAGGGTTTAGGCAAGCTCAcccaaagaagaaggaaatcaTCGTCGAAATCCGCCGAAGGTGATGAGCTTCTTCGGTGGTGTTCCACTGCCTCGATTTAATCTCACAAATTCGTGGGTGCAGCGGATGATTGAGGAACATGGCTTGGAAGAGGATGAAAAGGCGATCAAGATGGTGGAGAAGGAGACGGCGGGGTCTCggtgaagaagaaaatagaagaagaaagaaatgagGGAGAATGAGCTCgggccgagagagagagagagagagagagagagagagagagagaggaagagggaggcggaaagagagaagagagagggtttcctgaaaatggaaaccctaatcacaataattcctttttatactcgtttccaaaatcggaaactaacttccggcgttaataacttccacctccgacgtccgatttgaacgcgtcacatgtccacgcactcgtatcgacgagctctacaactttcgtgaagaaagttttcacaaacgatcgacggaataaaagtcgatatatttgttacggaaacgtaacgtttttcaaattaagcGTTCTGaaaacgttttcgttttcgcttcgtaacgtttgcaacaatcattttcatttaaactgcaattcatgtctttatagaactcaatttaattcaaataatgtatttgaaatttagggttattacaaagagattcaagaaaaactatatCAGAGTGAATCCCAGAAGGTAGAGCTCGAGAAGAAGGTGCTTGAGCACATCGGATCGCAGAAAGGAGAGCTTGAGAAGAAGGTGCTTGAGCAAATTGAATCTCAAAAGATATTTTTTCCAAGAAGTCTTAAGCAGTGCGAGATGAAACTAAAACACCTTATTGTCCTTAATATGTATCTTCTACTTGTCTAGTTTTCTGCTATATATGTTTAATAATCTAGTGTGCTACTGTGCTTAATATGATTACCAGAGATATTCTTAGGTATTTTTGTTTGATAGCTAACACTGACCCTTAATTTTTAACAGGATAAGCTTAAGCTGGAGCGAAAGAAGGCTCATCAAAATTTGCAAAAACAAAAGGTAGGTTTTCTGTTTACTCAGAACTAGCTGGGATATTTGTTAGTTGTTACATACATTTgttacatgtttttttttggatcGAGGGGAATAGCAGAAAGAAAATGAGGAGCTCCGGAAGAAGATCACTGAATTGGAGGAGCGCAAGGACCAAAGTCAGGATCAGGATACGGCGGTTTCAGACAGGGATGAGTCTAAGGAGGCGGAAGAAGAGATGGCTGTAATTCAAGAAAAGTTaaaggagaaagaagaagagctGGACAATGTTGTAGCTCTAAACAATACACTTATTGCAAAAGAGCGTGGAAGCAACAATGAGTTACAGGATGCCCGTGCAGAGTTAATCAATGTACGTATGTATATCattggttttgaatttgagtgttattTTCAAAGTGAACACAGGAAGCTTACACTATGCATTAATGTATCTATGAATGACTTAAATAAAGGCACGTAATACCTTAGAAACTTGATTGAGGGAATTAATTAAAGGGCGTAGAAGTCGGTTGAGGTCCAAACTAAGGGACAGTTGAactattttcttttgattttttccCCATGTTTAGCTGTTCTATGATCTTATTGTATCTGTTGTTTAGTTTctcaatttttataattatttggtGATTAATACtctaccatgttaaacagatCCAGAACTTACATGGCCTAATATTAGGTCTCATTGACCATAAGTTCTTTAAAATGTGATACACATGTGCCTTGGGCTTTAGTAACATGTATTTAAATCCTCTAATCTGTTGTTTATGTAGGTGATAAACCAGTAGTAAGTTGATTCATGTATTCTGTCCCAAACATGTATGCTTTCTAAATTTGTCTGATCTTCTGCACATGTTCCTTTTATCATCGGATCTTCCATTAACTTTTAGCCTAATGTTCAGTTTATTATGGATCAGTTGTTATTGCATCGATCCTGATGCTTGATTTTTGTGATAGCTACCATAGACATATGGTTTGAACATACTTGTGTATTTTGCAGGGATGGCCATCAGAATGTTCTGCTTTTATTGGTGTCAAGAGAATGGGAGGGATTGACGTCAAGCCATTTCGGACTGCATGCAAGAGAAAGTATCCTGCAGAAGTAGCAGACGACATGGCAGTAGCACAATGTTCTCTATGGGAGTTTAATGTTACAGATTCAAGCTGGCATCCATTCAAAGCTAGCACAGATTCCTTCGGACACCCTAAGGTATACAACTATACATTCTCCTTAGGTTGTACTATCTAAGTGAGATAATATAGTATTATCGGTAAGATGAGTTAATGTATGAGTTTAATTTCTCATGTTCATACACTTAAAAACAAATCATGTTGCTGTTCCTTATGCTTAATCTGTAGGAGTCTTTCCTGTATAATAGAACTGTGCGCCTGACGAACCATTGCGCCCACGTCCAAATAAAGGACGACGTGGATCATTAAAAATCTCATCATGACATTATTTTGATCCATTGCGCCTCTTGAGATCAATTTACTAACGTATTGGATGTGAGTATGTACACAGGAAAttattgatgatgaagataacaGATTGAAAAAGTTAAAGGAGGAGTTCGGTGCTGAAGTACATCTAGCTGTCTCAACTGCTTTGTTGGAACTGAACGAGTATAACCCCAGTGGTAGGTATCAAGTTGGGGAACTATGGAACTTTAGACAAGATAGGAGGGCATCTCTGAAAGAGGGGATATCGTATGCCCTCAAGCAGttgaaacaacaaaagaaaagaagaaccaAATGAAGGTATGAATTATAATCGCACATACTATCTGGCCAATGTTGGGTGAGTATTGAGCTTTTAAATCGAGTCAGGATTCTACTCTTTCATGCAAGTGTTATCTGAAAATGGACAGTAAGATATTggaatatatacatatttctctTGTAGAAATTGGCTTAAGTTTGATTGGTTAAGGTAATAATGTCTCTCATTGTTTAGTTAGCATAATGCAAGGTCAGACTTGAAGCATTGCTAGCTGCCTAATAATGTGCAGTATATCTAAATGGTTAGCTTTGTCATTTTTAAATCTTTCGACGCATTATAGTGCATAAAGACCATAGGCTTCTTTTATGTTTTGCACTAGATTTCAGGTTGGCCACTGATTTCAACTGCAACTTAGCTCCTTCAAATTTGTAGAAAGTGACTAGTAATCCCGTCGGCACTTTAAAATCTTAGATGACCTTTACTATATAATCAGCCATTGTCTAAAAATTCCTAGGGGACAACATGGCTCTGCAACAGTGCAACTCATATCTGAACATCGTACTTCTGTTAGAGCCGAAGGAAATgttttattatgttttttttttggtatataCGATCAATATGCTAATGAATATGTGGATGGGCAAACAACTTCTGCATATTACTGTTCTGCCCTTCTTTTAGCTGTTGAAATCATGAAAATAGTCTCGATGATCAGGTTCTAAATGAGACCTTTCATACCAAATATGTCTTGTTACATgctgtgtgtgtatatatatatttgttttggcTAATGACAAGTTTTACTACTTATTGATGTGTTTCTGATTCAATATCTATACAT encodes:
- the LOC126787427 gene encoding factor of DNA methylation 4-like, with the translated sequence MKLKHLIDKLKLERKKAHQNLQKQKKENEELRKKITELEERKDQSQDQDTAVSDRDESKEAEEEMAVIQEKLKEKEEELDNVVALNNTLIAKERGSNNELQDARAELINGWPSECSAFIGVKRMGGIDVKPFRTACKRKYPAEVADDMAVAQCSLWEFNVTDSSWHPFKASTDSFGHPKEIIDDEDNRLKKLKEEFGAEVHLAVSTALLELNEYNPSGRYQVGELWNFRQDRRASLKEGISYALKQLKQQKKRRTK